Proteins encoded together in one Thermophilibacter immobilis window:
- a CDS encoding alkaline phosphatase family protein, whose product MRLARRVLLAGVDLLFGTAMVALALVATTEPAWGYVDPSVMTYTIQALAGVAVALSALLGVVWRRVRSVLLRVLRIDENADKVVEPAVREVAASDPRREELLAEAGRHAARDATSLGHPRPQRLAWKARLVFSLVASVLLVFTVGVVAPLEIVAGSSSSLFFGVGNVAGPVAVFAVCCVIGLSLLMSLLRGRAFDVAFAVVVALGISSYVQVMLLNGGLPPADGNVVDWSAYTKATLVSGLAWVAIVALCVLVSLRKSLAFKGAASFAAVTLVAAQGIGLGMLLSQPAADGSTMGSSKPYVTMQGMMDVSEKSNVIVFVLDTFDTRYLDEAFAEDPGALDQMEGFTYYRNSVGRMIPTRYAMAGLLTGRSLSPDDKAFSNTLIRSWYAEDNLLDEAGRLGYSVGVYGSDLTNGMTALSQKTVNVHSIPDFTGNFWDTIAILGRCSLYRDLPWVLKPGFWFYTDEINDAIMPSDDNLDNKPWLLDDAEYYQELRARGLVVEDGGQSGDLHVIHMTGAHYPFTMDENAERVGEDQTSPEQQRRGSLKIVSEYLRQLKELGVYDQSTIVITADHGEWYLTDEIDHVTSPILLVKPAGAPRAPVQVSEVPTGHADLSATLVGAMGGDPSTWGTPVYDVPDEPRTRYYNATSVLVDQNYTYDSIRRWEITGDVLDWSNWHETGVTWPIVSD is encoded by the coding sequence ATGAGGCTCGCTAGACGTGTGCTGCTCGCAGGGGTCGACCTCCTGTTTGGCACGGCGATGGTCGCGCTCGCGCTCGTGGCGACCACCGAGCCCGCCTGGGGGTACGTCGACCCCTCGGTCATGACCTACACCATTCAGGCGCTCGCCGGGGTCGCCGTGGCGCTCTCCGCGCTCCTGGGCGTGGTGTGGCGGCGCGTTCGGAGCGTGCTGCTGCGCGTCCTCAGGATCGACGAGAACGCCGACAAGGTCGTCGAGCCTGCGGTGCGGGAAGTCGCCGCCAGCGACCCGCGACGCGAGGAGCTTCTCGCCGAGGCCGGTCGCCACGCCGCGCGCGATGCGACATCTCTTGGGCACCCGCGCCCCCAGAGGCTCGCCTGGAAGGCGCGCTTGGTCTTTTCCCTCGTGGCGAGCGTGCTGCTCGTCTTCACGGTGGGAGTGGTGGCCCCGCTGGAGATTGTGGCGGGAAGCTCGAGCAGCCTCTTCTTTGGCGTGGGCAACGTGGCGGGCCCCGTGGCGGTCTTTGCCGTCTGCTGCGTAATCGGCCTCTCTCTGCTCATGAGCCTCTTGCGCGGGCGCGCCTTTGACGTGGCCTTTGCCGTGGTGGTGGCCCTGGGCATCTCCTCCTACGTGCAGGTCATGCTGCTCAACGGTGGGCTCCCCCCTGCGGACGGCAACGTGGTGGACTGGTCCGCCTATACCAAGGCCACGCTGGTGAGCGGCCTTGCGTGGGTTGCTATCGTGGCGCTCTGCGTGCTGGTCTCGCTACGCAAGTCGCTCGCGTTCAAGGGCGCGGCGAGCTTTGCCGCCGTGACCCTCGTGGCGGCACAGGGGATCGGGCTGGGGATGCTCCTGTCCCAGCCCGCGGCCGACGGCAGCACCATGGGCTCCAGCAAGCCCTACGTCACCATGCAGGGCATGATGGACGTCTCCGAGAAGAGCAACGTCATCGTCTTCGTACTGGACACGTTTGACACGCGCTACCTCGATGAGGCCTTTGCGGAGGATCCCGGAGCGCTGGACCAGATGGAGGGCTTCACCTACTACCGCAACTCGGTGGGCCGGATGATTCCCACGCGCTACGCCATGGCGGGCCTCCTCACGGGCCGCTCGCTCTCCCCGGATGACAAAGCCTTCTCTAACACCCTGATTAGAAGCTGGTACGCAGAGGACAACCTGCTCGACGAGGCGGGGCGCCTGGGCTACTCCGTGGGCGTCTACGGCTCCGACCTCACCAACGGCATGACCGCGCTCTCCCAGAAGACCGTCAACGTCCACTCCATCCCCGACTTCACGGGCAACTTCTGGGACACGATAGCCATCCTGGGCCGGTGCTCCCTCTACCGGGACCTCCCCTGGGTCCTCAAGCCCGGGTTCTGGTTCTACACAGACGAGATCAACGACGCCATCATGCCCTCTGACGACAACCTCGACAACAAGCCCTGGCTTCTGGACGACGCGGAGTACTATCAGGAGCTCCGGGCGCGAGGGCTCGTGGTCGAGGACGGCGGGCAGAGCGGAGACTTGCATGTCATTCACATGACCGGTGCTCACTATCCCTTCACCATGGACGAGAACGCCGAGCGCGTGGGAGAGGACCAGACCTCGCCCGAGCAACAACGCAGGGGCTCTCTCAAGATCGTGAGCGAGTACCTGCGGCAGCTCAAGGAGCTGGGCGTCTACGACCAGTCCACCATCGTGATCACCGCAGACCATGGCGAGTGGTACCTGACTGACGAGATCGACCACGTGACGAGCCCCATACTTCTGGTCAAGCCTGCCGGTGCCCCGCGCGCGCCCGTGCAGGTGTCCGAAGTGCCCACGGGCCACGCCGACCTCTCCGCGACCCTGGTCGGCGCCATGGGCGGAGACCCCTCCACCTGGGGCACCCCCGTCTACGACGTGCCCGACGAGCCCCGCACGCGCTACTACAACGCGACCTCGGTCCTCGTGGACCAGAACTACACCTACGACTCCATCAGGCGATGGGAGATAACTGGCGACGTCCTCGACTGGAGCAACTGGCACGAGACAGGTGTGACCTGGCCCATCGTGAGCGACTAG
- a CDS encoding phosphotransferase — protein MGLSRNEFNVLVALLGESAHTQRDLADKTGLSLGLVNKTYRALSDRSLADGFRVTSDGLAALAPYKVDNAVIMAAGLSTRFAPLSYERPKGVLKVRGEVLIERQIRQLQAAGIADITVVVGYMKEAFFYLEDLLGVKIRVNEEYAARNNNSTLMLVREQLGNTYVCSSDDYFTQNVFEPYVYEAYYSGTYFAGPTDEYCMGTGTNGRIVNVTVGGSDSYGMLGHVYFDRSFSRRFVEILEQEYDRPETAQKLWEDIYVDHLKDLSMVLRPYEPGVIYEFDSLADLKEFDHDFLQNVDSEILDNICRTLDCTRDDVEGIVPIKEGLTNLSFRFTVGSTPYVYRHPGAGTEEIINRRSEAYSQSVAKRLGIDDTFIYQDPDKGWKISRFVDGCEPFDYHDQGQVAHAMELIRRLHASGESSEWTFAIYEEAQGLVRMLGQRRYPSFPDFEKLKGRAERLSACVRADGVAACLCHNDFYGPNFLVRGDEMYLIDWEYSAMSDYASDLGTFICCSDYDRAEADQAIARYFGREPTAQEYRHCLAYVGLSAYYWFVWALYKESKGDPVGEWLYLWYRATKEYSTAALELYSQMAHVS, from the coding sequence ATGGGACTATCTCGCAACGAGTTCAACGTGCTCGTCGCCCTGTTGGGCGAGTCCGCGCACACGCAGCGCGACCTTGCGGACAAGACGGGGCTCTCGCTCGGGCTCGTGAACAAGACGTATCGCGCGCTGTCGGACCGAAGCCTTGCAGACGGCTTCCGCGTCACGTCTGACGGGCTGGCCGCGCTTGCGCCCTACAAGGTCGACAACGCGGTCATCATGGCCGCAGGCCTCTCCACGCGCTTCGCTCCCCTCTCGTACGAGAGGCCCAAGGGCGTGCTCAAGGTGCGCGGCGAGGTCCTGATCGAGCGCCAGATACGCCAGCTCCAGGCCGCCGGCATCGCCGACATCACCGTGGTGGTCGGCTACATGAAGGAGGCCTTCTTCTACCTGGAGGACCTCCTGGGCGTGAAGATACGCGTGAACGAGGAGTACGCCGCGCGCAACAACAACTCGACGCTCATGCTTGTGCGCGAGCAGCTGGGCAACACCTACGTCTGCTCCTCGGACGACTACTTCACCCAGAACGTGTTCGAGCCCTACGTGTACGAGGCCTACTACTCCGGGACCTACTTCGCGGGACCGACCGACGAGTACTGCATGGGCACGGGCACGAACGGGCGCATCGTCAACGTCACCGTGGGCGGCTCCGACAGCTACGGGATGCTCGGGCACGTCTACTTCGACCGGAGCTTCTCCCGGCGCTTCGTTGAGATACTCGAGCAGGAGTACGACCGACCCGAGACCGCGCAGAAGCTCTGGGAGGACATCTACGTCGACCATCTCAAGGACCTCTCTATGGTGCTGCGCCCCTACGAGCCGGGCGTCATCTACGAGTTCGACTCCCTGGCCGACCTCAAGGAGTTCGACCACGACTTCCTGCAGAACGTGGACTCCGAAATCCTCGACAACATCTGCCGCACGCTCGACTGCACCCGCGACGACGTGGAGGGCATCGTCCCCATCAAGGAGGGGCTGACCAACCTCTCCTTCCGCTTCACGGTGGGCTCGACCCCCTACGTGTACCGCCACCCCGGCGCCGGAACCGAGGAGATCATCAACCGCAGGAGCGAGGCGTACTCGCAGTCGGTCGCAAAGAGGCTCGGCATCGACGACACCTTCATCTACCAGGACCCCGACAAGGGCTGGAAGATATCGCGCTTCGTGGACGGCTGCGAGCCGTTCGACTACCACGACCAGGGCCAGGTGGCCCACGCCATGGAGCTCATCAGGCGTCTTCATGCGAGCGGCGAGTCCTCCGAGTGGACGTTTGCCATCTACGAGGAGGCACAGGGGCTCGTCCGCATGCTCGGCCAGCGTCGCTACCCCTCGTTTCCCGACTTCGAGAAGCTCAAGGGACGGGCCGAGCGCCTGAGCGCGTGCGTCCGCGCCGACGGCGTCGCGGCGTGCCTGTGCCACAACGACTTCTACGGTCCCAACTTCCTGGTGCGGGGCGACGAGATGTACCTCATCGACTGGGAGTATTCCGCCATGTCGGACTATGCCTCCGACCTGGGGACCTTCATCTGCTGCTCCGACTACGACCGCGCCGAGGCGGACCAGGCGATCGCGCGGTACTTTGGCCGGGAGCCCACGGCGCAGGAGTACCGGCACTGCCTCGCCTACGTGGGGCTCTCCGCCTACTACTGGTTCGTGTGGGCCCTCTACAAGGAGTCCAAGGGAGACCCCGTGGGCGAGTGGCTGTACCTGTGGTACCGAGCCACGAAGGAGTACTCGACCGCAGCCCTGGAGCTGTATTCGCAGATGGCCCACGTGTCCTAG
- a CDS encoding YidC/Oxa1 family membrane protein insertase, protein MLDALAQLFSLVVQPCYDLTGSWWMAILLFTVIIKIVLMPLSLWCQWNSIVMVRLMPDLNRAKVKYFGDTETIGEKQNELNKKYHYHPLLSLIPLAAQILILFGLVEVIHGITDGGAPGTEFLGLIPVEDGGLSWVMPLLAALSAVVMGVAQNHINPLQREQSRAEKNSTNGLSILLSLVLGIYVAAGMAFYWVCSNLMSIAVQALCNLLIRPERHVDYDDLHASQAALAELNALSPRRGPWWRPDPLARREKADYKRFFETVDKHLVVYSESSGFYKYFQGALEWLLANSDVRIHYITGDPNDQIFGIAEENPRIFPYYIGEKRLITLMMKLDADVVLTTLEDLDNFYLKRSYVRKDTKYVFTFHHMTSTHLTALEKSYDNHDSLLCVGPHQVREIRRAEELRNLRPKELVECGYDLLDREIAEYAQRARPKSKRPIVLLAPSWQDDCILDSCADEVIRPLLGHGYHVIVRPHPEYVKRYRARWESLVARYSSHTDEELTFEQDFSTSDSIFDADVLITDWSSIFCEFSFTTLKPCICINTPMKVGNPNWERLGIEPTDITLRDEVGVSLDPKRLDQLPQMVEDMLKDPRKWNERIMRARSKTVFNPGRGAEIAGHYLLDSILSQQTKREGASIHEAR, encoded by the coding sequence ATGCTCGACGCGCTCGCTCAGCTCTTCTCGCTGGTCGTACAACCCTGCTACGACCTCACGGGAAGCTGGTGGATGGCCATCCTGCTGTTCACCGTCATTATTAAGATCGTGCTCATGCCACTTTCCCTGTGGTGCCAGTGGAACAGCATCGTGATGGTACGGCTCATGCCGGATCTCAATCGGGCTAAGGTCAAGTATTTCGGTGACACAGAGACCATAGGCGAGAAGCAAAACGAGCTCAATAAGAAGTATCACTACCACCCGCTTCTCTCGCTCATCCCCCTTGCCGCCCAGATACTCATCCTCTTCGGACTCGTCGAGGTCATCCATGGCATCACCGACGGCGGCGCGCCCGGCACCGAGTTCTTGGGTCTGATTCCCGTGGAGGACGGGGGGCTCTCGTGGGTCATGCCCCTTCTGGCAGCACTCTCTGCCGTGGTCATGGGCGTGGCGCAGAATCACATCAACCCTCTCCAGCGCGAGCAGAGCCGCGCGGAGAAGAACTCCACCAACGGCCTCTCCATCCTGCTCTCGCTCGTCCTGGGAATCTACGTGGCGGCTGGAATGGCCTTCTACTGGGTCTGCTCCAACCTCATGTCCATCGCGGTGCAGGCCCTGTGCAACCTCCTCATAAGACCCGAGCGCCACGTTGACTACGACGATCTGCATGCCAGCCAGGCCGCACTCGCCGAGCTCAACGCGCTCTCGCCACGCCGGGGTCCCTGGTGGCGTCCGGACCCGCTCGCCCGCCGGGAGAAGGCCGACTACAAGCGCTTCTTCGAGACGGTGGACAAACACCTCGTGGTCTACTCAGAGTCAAGCGGTTTCTACAAGTACTTTCAGGGCGCTCTCGAATGGCTCCTGGCAAACTCTGACGTGCGCATACATTACATAACCGGCGACCCAAACGACCAGATCTTCGGAATTGCCGAGGAGAACCCCCGCATCTTCCCCTACTACATCGGCGAGAAACGCCTCATCACCCTCATGATGAAGCTGGACGCCGACGTGGTCCTCACGACGCTCGAGGACCTGGACAACTTCTACCTCAAGCGCTCCTACGTGAGGAAGGACACAAAGTACGTCTTCACCTTCCACCACATGACGAGCACGCACCTCACGGCACTTGAGAAGTCTTACGACAACCACGACTCCCTGCTGTGCGTGGGCCCCCACCAGGTCAGGGAGATACGCAGAGCCGAAGAACTTCGGAATCTGAGGCCCAAGGAACTCGTGGAGTGCGGATACGACCTCCTCGATCGCGAGATCGCCGAATATGCCCAGCGCGCGCGCCCAAAGAGCAAACGCCCCATCGTGCTCCTCGCGCCCTCCTGGCAGGACGACTGCATTCTCGACTCCTGCGCCGACGAGGTCATCAGACCCCTCCTTGGACATGGTTACCACGTCATCGTGCGACCTCACCCCGAGTACGTGAAACGCTATCGCGCTCGCTGGGAGTCCCTAGTCGCACGCTACTCCTCCCATACGGACGAGGAGCTCACCTTCGAGCAGGACTTCAGCACGAGCGACTCCATCTTCGACGCCGACGTCCTGATCACGGACTGGTCGTCTATCTTCTGCGAGTTCTCCTTTACTACCCTGAAACCTTGCATCTGTATTAACACCCCCATGAAGGTCGGCAACCCCAACTGGGAGAGGCTCGGCATCGAGCCGACCGACATCACCCTTAGAGACGAGGTGGGCGTCTCGCTCGACCCCAAGCGACTCGACCAGCTGCCTCAGATGGTCGAGGACATGCTGAAGGACCCTCGAAAATGGAACGAGCGCATCATGCGGGCGCGCTCGAAAACTGTCTTCAACCCCGGTCGGGGCGCGGAGATAGCTGGTCACTATCTGCTCGATTCGATCCTTTCGCAGCAGACCAAAAGAGAGGGGGCGAGCATCCATGAGGCTCGCTAG